One genomic region from Desulfofalx alkaliphila DSM 12257 encodes:
- a CDS encoding Mini-ribonuclease 3 — translation MESEKFIFSHLPLENPHLLPPLALAYIGDAVYEVVVRKYLIAKGLVRANKLHRQAIKYVRAGSQAKILFALENKLTDEEVAVVRRGRNAKSGHVPKGSRVMEYRHSTAFESLIGYLYLKGDLARLNEILEIAHGVIEE, via the coding sequence ATGGAATCTGAAAAATTTATCTTTAGCCATTTGCCCTTAGAAAACCCCCACTTGCTACCTCCGCTGGCCCTGGCCTACATTGGAGACGCCGTTTACGAAGTGGTGGTGCGCAAGTACTTAATTGCCAAAGGCTTGGTTAGGGCAAATAAACTACATAGGCAGGCCATAAAATATGTGCGGGCCGGTTCGCAGGCTAAAATTTTATTTGCCCTGGAAAACAAGCTTACCGATGAAGAAGTTGCTGTGGTGCGCAGGGGCAGAAATGCCAAGTCCGGCCATGTGCCCAAGGGCTCCCGGGTGATGGAGTATCGCCACAGCACGGCCTTTGAAAGTTTGATAGGCTATTTGTATCTAAAGGGCGACCTTGCCCGTTTAAACGAAATACTTGAAATTGCCCATGGGGTTATAGAAGAGTGA
- the cysS gene encoding cysteine--tRNA ligase — protein sequence MEVYNTLTRKKEKLETRKPGRVDMYVCGPTTYNYIHLGNARPIVVFDTVRRYLLYKGYEVTYIQNFTDVDDKIINRAREEGDDPILLAQRYIKEYFADADALNVKRADKHPKVSEHIPEIIQLIQKLISNGYAYNVDGDVYFNVRSYSDYGKLSGRSLDEMQAGARVEISEIKKDPMDFALWKKAKPGEPSWESPWGQGRPGWHIECSAMAHKYLGHGFDIHGGGYDLVFPHHENEIAQSEAASGQTFAKYWMHNGFITVNQEKMSKSLGNFFLVREILDKFSPETVRFYLLSTHYRSPLDFDDEKLAASERGMDRIKNSLRLLEEGLKAPEADGEATEDDRQFENKLVQLRQSFESAMDDDFNTALAIAVWFELAREVNGYLTKLQSGKSKQALELLEKAKELYGIFNGVLGVFKEDAATGQIVLDQSKSGGDDLTEKLLQLIIDVRQQARKNKDWQTADAIRDRLKELGITLEDTPQGVRWKRD from the coding sequence ATTGAGGTATATAACACTCTGACCAGAAAAAAGGAAAAACTTGAAACCAGAAAACCGGGACGGGTTGATATGTATGTCTGTGGACCCACAACATACAACTATATTCACCTGGGAAATGCCCGCCCGATTGTGGTTTTTGACACTGTGCGCCGTTACCTGCTCTATAAGGGCTATGAGGTTACATATATTCAAAACTTTACCGACGTTGATGATAAAATTATCAACCGTGCCAGGGAGGAGGGGGACGATCCTATCCTGTTGGCACAGCGCTACATTAAAGAATACTTTGCCGATGCAGATGCTCTCAACGTAAAGCGGGCAGATAAGCATCCTAAGGTTTCTGAACACATACCTGAAATCATCCAACTTATTCAGAAACTAATTAGCAATGGCTACGCTTATAACGTGGATGGGGATGTGTATTTTAATGTGCGCAGCTATTCCGACTATGGCAAGCTGTCCGGCAGATCCCTGGATGAGATGCAGGCCGGTGCCAGGGTGGAAATAAGCGAGATCAAAAAGGATCCAATGGATTTTGCCCTATGGAAAAAGGCTAAACCCGGTGAGCCCAGCTGGGAGAGCCCCTGGGGCCAGGGGCGGCCAGGCTGGCACATAGAGTGCTCGGCCATGGCTCACAAATACCTGGGACATGGTTTTGACATACACGGAGGGGGCTATGACTTGGTATTCCCCCATCATGAGAATGAAATAGCCCAGTCTGAGGCTGCCTCCGGCCAGACATTTGCCAAATATTGGATGCACAATGGTTTTATTACGGTAAACCAAGAAAAGATGTCCAAGTCCTTGGGCAACTTTTTCCTGGTGCGGGAGATTTTAGACAAGTTCTCACCGGAAACGGTGCGTTTTTACCTCTTGTCTACCCATTATCGCAGTCCACTGGACTTTGATGATGAAAAACTGGCCGCAAGTGAGCGCGGAATGGATCGCATTAAGAACAGCTTGCGCCTGCTGGAGGAAGGGCTAAAGGCGCCGGAGGCGGATGGCGAGGCCACAGAGGATGACCGGCAGTTTGAAAATAAGCTGGTGCAGTTAAGGCAGTCCTTTGAATCGGCCATGGATGATGATTTTAACACAGCCCTGGCCATAGCCGTTTGGTTTGAGCTGGCCCGGGAGGTAAACGGTTACCTCACAAAGCTTCAATCGGGAAAAAGCAAGCAGGCATTAGAATTGCTGGAGAAGGCCAAAGAGCTCTACGGAATATTTAACGGTGTGCTGGGAGTGTTTAAGGAAGATGCCGCCACGGGGCAAATAGTATTGGATCAAAGCAAGTCCGGTGGGGACGATTTGACGGAAAAACTGCTGCAGTTAATCATCGATGTTCGGCAGCAGGCCCGTAAAAATAAAGACTGGCAAACGGCCGATGCAATCCGGGATCGTTTAAAAGAGCTGGGCATAACCCTGGAAGATACCCCACAGGGCGTTAGATGGAAACGGGATTAG
- the cysE gene encoding serine O-acetyltransferase: MFKRLRREIEVVFERDPAAKSTLEVLLAYPGLHAIMFHRIAHRLYKRKWFLIARLISQFSRFLTGIEIHPGAKIGEGLFIDHGSGVVIGETAEIGDNVTIYQGVTLGGTGKEKGKRHPTIGNNVVISSGAKVLGSFTVGDNVKIGAGSVVLTAVPSNCTVVGVPGKVVVKDGQKVGKVPDIDLRHDLLPDPVAEALSALTEGVQRLEKRLDELERENAVLKTKIQGGQLGD, translated from the coding sequence TTGTTTAAGCGGCTGCGTAGAGAGATTGAAGTGGTATTTGAACGGGACCCGGCGGCCAAGAGCACCTTGGAGGTGCTTTTGGCTTATCCGGGTTTACATGCCATTATGTTTCACAGAATTGCCCATCGGCTATATAAAAGAAAATGGTTTCTGATAGCACGTTTAATTTCTCAATTCTCAAGGTTTTTAACGGGCATAGAGATTCACCCCGGGGCTAAAATCGGTGAGGGCTTGTTCATTGACCACGGTTCCGGCGTGGTCATTGGTGAAACCGCTGAAATCGGTGACAACGTAACCATCTACCAGGGAGTAACCCTGGGCGGAACCGGTAAGGAAAAGGGAAAGCGCCACCCCACCATAGGGAATAATGTGGTCATTAGTTCCGGTGCAAAGGTGCTTGGCTCTTTCACTGTGGGTGATAATGTAAAAATCGGTGCCGGTTCGGTGGTGTTAACGGCCGTTCCTTCCAATTGCACGGTGGTGGGAGTGCCCGGCAAAGTGGTGGTAAAGGACGGTCAAAAGGTTGGGAAGGTGCCGGATATAGATCTGCGCCACGATTTGTTGCCTGACCCGGTGGCAGAGGCTCTTTCTGCACTGACAGAGGGTGTTCAGCGGCTGGAAAAGCGCCTTGATGAGCTGGAGAGGGAGAACGCGGTTCTAAAAACTAAGATTCAAGGGGGCCAACTTGGTGATTGA
- the gltX gene encoding glutamate--tRNA ligase, whose amino-acid sequence MSVRVRFAPSPTGPLHIGGARSALFNWLFARHHGGQFIVRIEDTDMERSSRQSEENILAALRWLGIDWDEGIDVGGNNGPYRQTERLDIYRRVAQQLLEQGLAYHCYCSEEKLAADRERLMAKGELPRYLGHCRHLSPEEKAKFEAEGRKPTLRFKVPENRVIAVDDRVRGRVEFESDGIGDFIIMKSDRIPTYNFAVVVDDHDMKISHVIRAEEHLSNTPRQIMLYDALKWEKPTFAHVSLILGKDRSKMSKRHGATSIEQYKSSGYLPEAMVNFLALMGWSPGGEEEVFAVSELQKLFSLDKVSKSPAVFDLDKLNWLNGYYIRNSDLDYITDLAVPYLQRAGYIAEDAGPEDVALARQMVKATRKYLTNLSEVTEHVGIFYDDAVKPVDDKARQVLAQEEVPQVMRLMKQKVYAAGQLEEDVVKGMLKELTKELGFGGKKVYMPLRVALTGKLQGPELYEIIPILGVRRTVARLDAVLDGSILN is encoded by the coding sequence TTGTCTGTTCGGGTACGTTTTGCCCCAAGCCCAACGGGGCCTTTACATATTGGAGGAGCAAGGTCGGCATTGTTTAATTGGCTTTTTGCCCGCCACCATGGGGGCCAATTTATAGTTAGAATTGAAGATACCGATATGGAAAGATCATCCCGCCAATCGGAAGAAAACATTTTGGCTGCCCTAAGGTGGTTGGGAATTGACTGGGACGAGGGGATAGATGTGGGCGGGAATAACGGTCCCTATCGTCAGACAGAGCGGTTAGATATTTATCGCCGGGTGGCCCAGCAGCTGCTGGAGCAGGGTTTAGCCTATCACTGTTATTGCAGTGAGGAAAAATTGGCAGCGGATCGGGAGCGGCTGATGGCCAAGGGTGAACTGCCGCGGTATTTAGGACACTGCCGCCATCTTTCTCCGGAAGAGAAGGCCAAGTTTGAGGCCGAGGGCCGTAAACCGACCTTGAGATTTAAAGTTCCTGAAAACCGGGTGATTGCCGTCGATGACCGGGTGCGGGGGCGGGTTGAGTTTGAAAGCGACGGCATTGGCGACTTTATTATAATGAAGTCAGACCGGATCCCCACCTATAACTTTGCGGTGGTGGTGGATGACCATGACATGAAGATAAGCCATGTCATCCGGGCGGAGGAACACCTGTCAAACACCCCCAGGCAAATAATGCTGTATGACGCTTTAAAATGGGAAAAACCGACCTTTGCCCACGTGTCGCTGATTTTGGGTAAAGACCGGAGTAAAATGTCTAAGCGGCACGGTGCCACCTCCATTGAACAGTATAAGTCCTCGGGCTATTTACCTGAAGCCATGGTAAACTTTTTGGCGCTCATGGGCTGGTCCCCGGGTGGCGAGGAAGAGGTTTTTGCCGTGTCTGAGCTGCAGAAGCTTTTTTCCCTGGATAAGGTATCGAAAAGCCCGGCTGTGTTCGACCTGGATAAGTTGAACTGGTTAAACGGCTATTATATTCGCAACAGTGATTTGGATTATATAACTGATCTTGCGGTGCCTTACTTGCAAAGGGCCGGTTATATTGCCGAGGATGCCGGCCCGGAAGATGTCGCCCTGGCCAGGCAGATGGTGAAGGCCACCAGAAAATATTTAACGAATTTGTCTGAAGTAACCGAGCACGTGGGAATTTTTTATGATGACGCCGTGAAACCGGTGGATGATAAGGCCAGGCAGGTGCTGGCCCAGGAAGAGGTTCCGCAGGTAATGCGCCTGATGAAACAAAAGGTTTATGCCGCCGGCCAATTGGAAGAGGATGTGGTCAAAGGCATGTTAAAGGAGCTGACCAAGGAATTGGGCTTTGGGGGCAAAAAGGTGTACATGCCCCTCAGGGTGGCCTTAACAGGCAAACTGCAAGGGCCTGAACTGTATGAAATAATACCTATTTTAGGGGTGCGGCGTACGGTGGCCAGGCTGGATGCTGTGCTTGACGGAAGTATATTAAACTAA
- a CDS encoding glutamine--tRNA ligase/YqeY domain fusion protein: MTERKFTSFIHDIIDEDLKRGKNDGRVHTRFPPEPNGYLHIGHAKSICLNFGIAEEYGGLCNLRFDDTNPTKEDLEYVESIKEDVKWLGYDWDDRLYYASDYFEQLYQYAVELIKAGKAYVDDLSADEIREYRGTLTEPGKNSPYRERSVEENLELFEKMRAGKFPEGSCVLRAKIDMASPNLNMRDPVLYRIQHTSHHRTGDKWCIYPMYDYAHPLSDAMEGITHSICTVEFEDHRPLYDWVVENVKGLKSRPQQIEFARLNLSHTVMSKRKLRQLVEEGYVKGWDDPRMPTISGLRRRGYTPESIRDFCERIGVAKADSMVDIAMLEHCIREDLNYKAPRVMAVLRPLKVVIENYPEGEVEWLDAEYSQENPELGSRKIPFAREIYIEREDFMEDPPKKFFRLAPGREVRLKYAYIIKCERVIKDENTGEIIELRCTYDPATRSGSPTATRRVKGTLHWVTVEHGIEAEVRIYHNLFNKANPEEEKDVDFKQNINPNSLEVLRSVLEPTLAEAAVGSRYQFLRQGYFCVDADSTTQLPVFNRIVSLKDTWAKLQKKEANKNKNKTSSL; encoded by the coding sequence ATGACGGAGAGAAAGTTTACCAGTTTTATTCATGACATTATTGATGAGGACCTAAAAAGGGGAAAAAATGATGGCCGGGTACATACCAGATTTCCGCCGGAACCCAATGGTTATTTGCATATCGGTCATGCCAAGTCCATTTGCTTAAACTTTGGCATAGCTGAAGAGTATGGGGGCTTATGTAATTTAAGGTTTGATGATACCAACCCCACCAAGGAAGACCTTGAGTATGTTGAATCCATCAAAGAGGACGTAAAGTGGTTAGGTTATGACTGGGATGACCGCTTGTATTATGCTTCGGACTACTTTGAACAATTATACCAATATGCTGTGGAGCTCATTAAAGCCGGCAAGGCCTATGTGGATGATTTGAGCGCCGATGAAATTAGGGAATATCGCGGCACTTTAACCGAACCGGGAAAAAACAGCCCCTATCGGGAACGGTCCGTGGAGGAAAACCTTGAACTGTTTGAAAAAATGAGGGCCGGAAAATTCCCTGAAGGGTCCTGTGTTTTGCGCGCCAAAATTGATATGGCCTCGCCTAACTTAAATATGCGGGATCCTGTGCTCTATCGCATACAGCACACAAGCCACCATCGTACCGGGGATAAGTGGTGTATTTACCCCATGTACGATTATGCCCATCCCCTTTCCGATGCCATGGAGGGTATTACCCATTCCATATGCACCGTTGAATTTGAGGATCACCGGCCCCTATATGACTGGGTTGTTGAAAATGTCAAGGGGCTCAAATCCCGGCCCCAGCAAATTGAATTTGCCCGCCTTAACTTGAGCCACACCGTTATGAGCAAGCGAAAGCTTCGCCAATTGGTGGAAGAAGGCTATGTAAAGGGTTGGGATGACCCCAGGATGCCGACCATTTCCGGCCTGCGGCGCCGGGGCTATACCCCGGAATCGATACGGGATTTTTGTGAGCGCATAGGGGTGGCCAAGGCGGACAGCATGGTGGACATTGCAATGCTGGAGCATTGTATACGGGAGGATCTGAACTATAAGGCCCCGCGGGTGATGGCGGTACTGCGGCCGCTCAAGGTGGTTATTGAAAACTACCCGGAGGGTGAAGTGGAATGGTTGGATGCGGAATACAGCCAGGAAAACCCTGAACTGGGCAGCAGAAAAATCCCCTTTGCCCGGGAGATTTACATTGAGCGGGAAGACTTCATGGAGGATCCGCCGAAAAAATTCTTCCGCCTTGCACCGGGTCGAGAGGTGAGGTTGAAGTATGCTTATATTATCAAGTGCGAACGGGTGATCAAGGATGAAAACACCGGGGAAATTATTGAACTTCGCTGCACCTATGATCCCGCAACGCGCAGCGGCAGCCCTACGGCAACCCGAAGGGTAAAGGGCACCCTGCACTGGGTGACGGTGGAACACGGCATCGAGGCAGAGGTGCGCATTTATCATAATTTATTTAACAAAGCAAACCCTGAAGAAGAAAAGGACGTTGATTTTAAGCAAAATATCAATCCCAATTCTCTGGAAGTGTTAAGATCGGTGCTGGAGCCCACCTTGGCTGAGGCAGCCGTGGGAAGCAGGTATCAGTTTTTAAGGCAGGGATATTTTTGTGTGGATGCCGATTCCACCACCCAATTGCCGGTGTTTAACAGGATAGTTTCCCTAAAGGATACCTGGGCTAAGCTGCAGAAAAAAGAAGCAAATAAGAATAAAAACAAGACCTCTTCTTTATAG
- the ispF gene encoding 2-C-methyl-D-erythritol 2,4-cyclodiphosphate synthase yields the protein MRVGIGYDVHRLVEGRPLIIGGVKIPFQLGLAGHSDADVLVHAVMDALLGAAGLGDIGRHFPDSDEKYKGASSLLLLMEVKEKLRQKGYRVNNLDAVLVAQAPKLAPHISAMQSNIAAALEVPPDMVNVKATTTEHLGFVGRGEGIGAYAACTVCAVDC from the coding sequence TTGCGGGTGGGAATAGGGTATGATGTGCATCGCTTGGTGGAAGGACGCCCGCTGATTATCGGCGGCGTAAAGATCCCCTTTCAACTGGGGCTTGCCGGCCACTCTGATGCTGATGTGCTAGTTCACGCTGTTATGGACGCCTTGTTGGGTGCTGCGGGGCTTGGTGACATTGGCAGGCATTTTCCGGACAGCGATGAGAAATATAAGGGCGCATCCAGCCTGCTGCTGCTGATGGAAGTGAAGGAGAAGCTGCGGCAGAAGGGTTATCGGGTGAATAATTTAGATGCGGTACTGGTGGCCCAGGCCCCTAAATTGGCACCCCATATCAGTGCAATGCAAAGTAACATTGCCGCGGCATTGGAAGTCCCGCCGGATATGGTAAACGTCAAGGCAACCACAACCGAGCACCTGGGTTTTGTGGGCCGGGGTGAGGGCATTGGAGCCTATGCCGCCTGCACCGTCTGTGCAGTGGATTGCTAA
- the ispD gene encoding 2-C-methyl-D-erythritol 4-phosphate cytidylyltransferase: MAKVYAVIAAAGTGSRMGTKTKKQYLELNKLPILVHTLNLFEHCSLIDGITLVVGREEISWCQEEIVAKFNYSKVLSVVPGGDHRQQSVYRGLMAVPARDEDLVVIHDGARPLLTEDLLTNAVLKAREVNAVVIAVPVKDTIKWADGRGRVTQTPPRDSLWAAQTPQIFNCKLLKEAHKRALAKGFVGTDDASLVEDLGHAVHLVPGSYENIKITTPEDLLLAEEIIKRRKAFAGGNRV; the protein is encoded by the coding sequence TTGGCTAAGGTATATGCGGTAATTGCTGCTGCCGGTACCGGCAGTAGGATGGGTACCAAAACGAAAAAACAGTACCTTGAGCTCAATAAGCTGCCAATTTTGGTACACACCCTAAATCTTTTTGAGCATTGCTCTCTTATTGACGGCATAACCTTGGTGGTTGGCAGAGAAGAAATCTCTTGGTGCCAAGAGGAAATTGTTGCTAAATTTAATTATAGTAAGGTGCTGTCGGTGGTGCCCGGTGGTGATCACCGACAGCAATCTGTTTATAGAGGATTGATGGCTGTTCCGGCCAGAGATGAAGATTTGGTGGTTATTCATGACGGCGCCAGGCCCTTATTGACGGAAGACCTGTTAACAAATGCTGTGCTCAAGGCCCGGGAGGTAAATGCCGTTGTAATTGCCGTTCCGGTAAAGGACACTATTAAATGGGCCGATGGGCGAGGCCGGGTAACACAAACCCCACCGCGGGACAGCTTGTGGGCGGCGCAGACACCTCAAATCTTCAACTGTAAGTTATTAAAGGAAGCACACAAGAGGGCCCTTGCTAAAGGTTTTGTCGGCACTGACGATGCTTCCTTGGTGGAAGATTTGGGACATGCTGTGCACCTGGTGCCGGGCAGCTATGAAAATATAAAGATTACTACACCGGAGGACCTGCTGCTGGCAGAGGAGATAATTAAAAGGAGGAAGGCCTTTGCGGGTGGGAATAGGGTATGA
- a CDS encoding PIN/TRAM domain-containing protein: protein MVRKTVYCLLICLFAAVGFYASLNIIDRNIITIPEHLPQVKIGLIIVISLVGALAGVLLAPWIIKVALWFAAYVDQYLAKTPTSDLVMGTVGLIFGLIIANLLGSILSFMGTIGKAIWLLSTILLGYLGLTVGIKKREELVGLVSSFPRFVKDKTSKVETKGGAIKVLDTSVIIDGRIADLCESGFLEGTMLVPNFVVDELRHIADSADVLKRNRGRRGLDILNHMRKNMPDVKVQVYDDLSGLEDIPEVDAKLVKLAEKLGAKILTNDFNLNKVAELHGVKVLNINELANAVKPVVLPGEEMVVQVVKDGKEMGQGLAYLEDGTMIVVDGGKRFMGQTITVLVTSVLQTAAGRMIFAKPKSNDRRGESAQHYSDGVNALG from the coding sequence ATGGTTAGAAAAACAGTTTACTGCCTGTTAATATGTTTATTTGCTGCGGTGGGGTTTTATGCTTCGCTAAATATAATAGATCGCAACATTATAACAATACCCGAGCACTTGCCCCAGGTAAAGATTGGTCTAATTATTGTAATTAGTTTGGTGGGGGCGCTGGCAGGTGTGCTGCTTGCACCTTGGATAATAAAAGTGGCCCTGTGGTTTGCAGCCTACGTTGATCAATATCTTGCTAAAACACCCACATCAGACTTAGTGATGGGTACTGTAGGCTTAATTTTCGGACTTATAATAGCCAATTTATTAGGCTCTATTTTATCTTTCATGGGCACCATAGGTAAAGCAATATGGCTGTTAAGCACAATTTTGTTAGGTTATTTAGGACTTACTGTGGGCATAAAAAAACGCGAAGAATTGGTGGGCCTGGTATCCAGTTTTCCGCGCTTTGTTAAGGATAAGACCTCAAAGGTAGAAACTAAGGGCGGGGCTATAAAGGTATTGGATACCAGTGTTATTATTGATGGGCGAATTGCCGACTTATGTGAAAGCGGTTTTTTAGAGGGAACAATGCTGGTGCCTAACTTTGTGGTTGATGAGTTAAGGCATATTGCCGATTCCGCTGACGTATTAAAGAGAAATAGGGGGCGGCGCGGCTTAGACATACTTAACCATATGCGCAAAAACATGCCCGATGTTAAGGTTCAGGTTTATGACGATCTGAGTGGTTTGGAAGATATACCGGAGGTAGACGCTAAACTGGTTAAGTTAGCAGAGAAGCTGGGTGCCAAAATATTAACCAACGATTTTAATTTGAATAAAGTTGCTGAGCTCCATGGGGTAAAGGTGCTCAATATCAATGAGTTGGCCAATGCGGTCAAACCTGTTGTACTGCCCGGTGAGGAAATGGTGGTACAGGTGGTAAAGGACGGCAAGGAAATGGGGCAGGGTTTGGCCTACCTGGAGGACGGCACCATGATTGTGGTTGACGGTGGCAAGCGCTTTATGGGTCAAACCATCACGGTATTGGTTACCAGTGTTTTACAAACCGCTGCCGGTAGAATGATATTTGCAAAACCCAAGTCCAACGATCGCAGGGGAGAATCTGCCCAGCACTATAGTGACGGAGTGAATGCCCTTGGCTAA
- a CDS encoding CarD family transcriptional regulator codes for MFKIGDKVVYPMHGAGIIEAIEEKEVLGEKRKYYILRLPVGDMKVMIPINHSGNTGLREVVDDNGVQRVMKILREETTAMSSNWNRRYRANLEKIKSGDIFEVAEVVRNLIKRDQEKGLSSGERKMLENARQILVSELVLAAELEEDKAVSMIEGALA; via the coding sequence TTGTTCAAAATAGGGGACAAAGTTGTCTACCCTATGCACGGTGCTGGTATTATTGAAGCAATAGAAGAAAAAGAAGTGCTGGGTGAAAAACGTAAGTATTATATTTTGCGTCTTCCCGTCGGTGACATGAAAGTTATGATACCCATAAACCACAGTGGTAATACTGGCTTGCGTGAAGTGGTCGATGATAATGGCGTACAGCGGGTAATGAAAATTTTAAGGGAAGAAACTACGGCTATGTCTTCCAATTGGAATAGGCGCTACCGGGCAAATTTAGAAAAAATTAAAAGCGGTGACATCTTTGAAGTTGCAGAGGTTGTGCGCAACTTAATTAAAAGGGATCAAGAAAAGGGATTGTCATCAGGCGAAAGAAAAATGTTAGAAAATGCCCGTCAAATATTGGTAAGCGAGCTGGTTTTAGCGGCAGAGCTAGAAGAAGACAAAGCGGTATCAATGATTGAAGGTGCCCTTGCGTAA
- the disA gene encoding DNA integrity scanning diadenylate cyclase DisA, protein MARDEIVEDKLLKVLRKVAPGTTLREGLENILRAKTGALIVVADSQEVLDIAEGGFIINADMSPAALYELAKMDGAIILTEDCKRIIAANTQLIPDLIIPSSETGIRHRTAERVAKQCGALVISISQRRGVITLYKGSLKYVLKDIGVILSKANQAIQTLEKYRSVQNTVMLELSRLEFEDMVTLYDVTKAIQRAEMVLRVVKEIERYISELGSEGRLITMQMEELVTNVEEEALLVIQDYSTDDEKTPEGILEIVNSWPAEDLLDLALIARALGYPGSQSILDQNVTPRGYRVLRKIPRLPVPVIENLVREFKTLQNILGASIAQLDDVEGIGEVRARSIKDGLGRYREKLQQDRGTY, encoded by the coding sequence GTGGCTAGGGACGAAATAGTTGAAGATAAGTTACTCAAGGTATTACGAAAGGTTGCTCCGGGCACTACCTTGCGTGAGGGGCTGGAGAACATTTTAAGGGCTAAAACCGGTGCTTTAATTGTAGTGGCAGATTCCCAGGAAGTTTTAGACATAGCCGAGGGGGGCTTTATAATTAATGCGGATATGTCGCCGGCGGCCTTGTATGAACTGGCTAAAATGGATGGGGCAATTATTTTAACGGAAGACTGCAAAAGGATTATCGCTGCCAACACGCAGCTAATACCGGATTTAATTATACCTTCATCTGAAACCGGTATTAGGCACCGCACGGCGGAAAGGGTTGCCAAACAGTGCGGGGCGCTGGTCATATCCATTTCTCAGCGCCGGGGTGTGATTACATTATATAAGGGATCCTTAAAATATGTTTTAAAGGATATAGGGGTTATACTGAGCAAAGCAAATCAGGCCATTCAAACATTGGAAAAATACCGCTCTGTTCAAAACACTGTGATGTTGGAATTATCCAGGCTTGAATTTGAAGATATGGTAACCCTTTATGATGTTACCAAGGCGATACAAAGGGCAGAAATGGTGCTGCGGGTGGTAAAAGAAATTGAACGTTACATAAGTGAGTTGGGTTCCGAAGGCCGTTTAATTACCATGCAGATGGAAGAATTGGTTACAAATGTTGAAGAAGAAGCCTTGTTAGTGATCCAAGACTACTCCACCGACGATGAAAAAACACCGGAAGGTATTTTGGAAATAGTAAACAGCTGGCCGGCGGAGGACCTCTTGGACTTGGCCCTCATTGCCCGGGCGCTGGGTTATCCGGGCAGCCAAAGTATACTGGACCAGAATGTAACCCCTAGGGGCTATCGGGTGCTGCGAAAAATACCTCGGCTGCCGGTGCCGGTGATTGAAAACTTGGTAAGGGAATTTAAGACACTGCAGAATATACTGGGGGCCAGCATTGCCCAGCTGGATGACGTGGAAGGTATTGGCGAAGTGCGTGCCAGATCAATAAAAGATGGCTTGGGCAGATACCGGGAAAAACTGCAGCAGGACAGGGGGACCTATTAG